From the Acinetobacter wanghuae genome, one window contains:
- a CDS encoding glucose/quinate/shikimate family membrane-bound PQQ-dependent dehydrogenase, whose product MNTSSSGSVLKTIVAVVAVIFGLVLLIGGIYLAVLGGSWYYIIAGILFIATAVLLQKQKSNALVVYAVLMLGTVVWGLWEVGSDFFALAPRLDILGVFGLVLLIPAVTRGFDNTKTAKMALGGSLIITILVMIYAVFNDPQEIRGELKTQQPEKHQAIAGVADEDWPAYGRTQSGLRYSPLKQINSENVKDLQVAWEYHTGEFKTENDSGETTNQVTPIKVGNNMYMCTTHQKLTALDPATGKAKWTYDPVLRADNTYQHLTCRGVSYFDANNTVGFETSLAAKKTVSAECPQKVILPVNDGRLVAVNPNTGKPCSDFGKNGEVDLQKDMPFPYPGGYIPTSPPVITGTTIVIAGSTTDNYSTEEPSGVIRGYDVNTGELLWVFDTGAEDPNAIPAPGQKFVHNSPNAWAPLAYDAKLDIVYIPTGVGTPDIFGGHRTELDERYANSMLALNATTGKLVWNFQTTHHDLWDMDVPSQPTLADIKDKDGKTVPAIYVLTKTGNAFVLDRRNGKAIVPITEKPVPQSVKRGPQTKGEFYSKTQPFSDFDMAPKEKLTDKQMWGATMFDQLICRVSFHKLNYDGIYTPPSENGTLVFPGNLGVFEWGGMSVNPDRQIAVMNPIGLPFVTKLIPQDPNRPQTAKGAGTEAGVQPMYGVPYGVEISAFLSPFGLPCKQPSWGFVAGVDLNTHETVWKRRIGTIRDSMPGIPLPPFKMGVPMLGGSISTAGNVMFVGGTQDNYIRAINVTNGDELWKGRLPAGGQATPMTYEQNGKQYVVIMAGGHGSFGTKMGDSVVAYALPDQK is encoded by the coding sequence ATGAATACTTCATCATCAGGTTCGGTACTTAAAACGATTGTAGCGGTTGTTGCCGTTATTTTTGGTTTGGTACTACTGATTGGAGGGATTTATCTTGCAGTGCTTGGTGGGTCTTGGTACTACATCATTGCAGGTATTCTCTTTATTGCTACGGCAGTATTATTACAAAAGCAAAAAAGCAACGCGCTGGTGGTCTACGCTGTTCTCATGTTGGGTACAGTGGTGTGGGGCCTATGGGAAGTTGGTTCTGACTTCTTCGCGCTTGCGCCTCGTTTAGACATCCTAGGTGTCTTTGGTTTAGTGTTACTTATCCCTGCGGTTACTCGTGGTTTCGATAATACTAAAACTGCGAAAATGGCTTTAGGCGGTTCATTAATTATTACGATTTTAGTAATGATTTATGCTGTCTTTAATGACCCACAAGAAATTCGTGGCGAATTAAAAACTCAACAACCTGAAAAACATCAAGCAATTGCTGGTGTGGCTGATGAAGATTGGCCTGCATACGGTCGTACACAGTCTGGTCTACGTTATTCACCGTTAAAACAAATTAACTCTGAAAACGTTAAAGATCTTCAAGTGGCTTGGGAATATCACACTGGCGAATTCAAAACTGAAAACGACTCAGGTGAGACTACAAACCAAGTAACACCAATTAAAGTGGGTAACAACATGTACATGTGTACTACCCACCAAAAATTGACTGCACTTGATCCTGCGACTGGTAAAGCAAAATGGACTTACGATCCTGTATTAAGAGCAGATAACACATATCAACATTTAACATGTCGTGGTGTGTCTTACTTTGATGCAAACAACACTGTTGGTTTCGAAACAAGTCTTGCTGCTAAGAAAACTGTATCTGCTGAATGTCCACAGAAAGTGATTCTTCCTGTGAATGATGGTCGTCTTGTTGCGGTAAATCCAAACACAGGTAAACCATGTTCTGACTTCGGTAAAAACGGTGAAGTTGATCTACAAAAAGATATGCCATTCCCTTATCCAGGCGGCTATATCCCAACTTCTCCTCCAGTGATTACTGGTACAACAATTGTTATCGCAGGTTCTACTACCGATAACTATTCTACTGAAGAACCATCTGGTGTGATCCGTGGTTATGACGTAAACACTGGTGAACTTCTATGGGTATTTGATACTGGTGCTGAAGATCCAAATGCGATCCCTGCTCCTGGTCAAAAATTCGTACACAACTCACCAAATGCTTGGGCACCTTTAGCATATGATGCTAAATTGGATATCGTATATATTCCAACGGGTGTAGGTACTCCGGATATCTTCGGTGGTCACCGTACTGAGTTAGATGAACGTTATGCAAACTCTATGCTTGCGTTAAACGCGACAACTGGTAAGTTGGTTTGGAACTTCCAAACAACACATCACGATTTGTGGGATATGGACGTACCGTCACAACCTACATTGGCTGATATCAAAGACAAAGATGGTAAAACTGTTCCAGCAATCTATGTATTGACTAAAACAGGTAATGCCTTCGTTCTTGACCGTCGTAACGGTAAAGCAATTGTACCTATTACAGAAAAACCAGTTCCACAATCTGTGAAACGTGGTCCTCAGACTAAGGGCGAGTTCTATTCTAAAACTCAACCATTCTCTGACTTTGATATGGCACCAAAAGAGAAATTGACTGACAAACAAATGTGGGGTGCCACTATGTTTGACCAATTGATCTGTCGTGTATCATTCCATAAATTGAACTACGATGGCATTTATACGCCACCATCTGAAAACGGTACTTTGGTATTCCCAGGTAACTTAGGTGTGTTCGAATGGGGCGGTATGTCTGTAAACCCAGACCGTCAAATTGCTGTAATGAACCCAATTGGCTTGCCATTTGTAACTAAATTAATCCCACAAGATCCAAACCGTCCGCAAACTGCGAAAGGTGCGGGTACTGAAGCGGGTGTTCAACCAATGTATGGCGTGCCTTACGGTGTTGAAATTAGTGCGTTCTTATCTCCATTCGGTTTACCTTGTAAACAACCTTCATGGGGCTTCGTGGCTGGTGTTGACTTAAACACTCACGAAACTGTATGGAAACGTCGTATTGGTACAATTCGTGACAGTATGCCTGGTATTCCATTACCTCCGTTCAAAATGGGCGTTCCAATGTTGGGTGGTTCTATCTCAACTGCGGGTAACGTAATGTTTGTTGGTGGTACTCAAGATAACTATATCCGTGCAATCAACGTAACTAACGGTGATGAGCTTTGGAAAGGTCGTCTTCCTGCAGGTGGTCAAGCGACTCCTATGACTTATGAACAAAATGGTAAACAATACGTTGTTATCATGGCGGGTGGTCACGGTTCGTTCGGTACCAAAATGGGTGACTCTGTTGTTGCTTACGCATTACCAGATCAAAAATAA
- a CDS encoding YheC/YheD family protein encodes MIFGVLKPNMVITDIEKIFISVAQQKKHEAYVFIAKNIDFKNKRIKGKTLRNNKVVEEIFDFPDVVQNRLAVKEEDMESYLKLAELIPFANNRIGTKETVYKIMNKVEPLRKYLIEVLELNDFSVIKNSLNKYSKIICKPDASNQGKGIVTIKKNADVYIVKQMQEQHEYNLSELEEFTKKNLKRGYTVSPFLKSETHLGQTTVFRMHITRGKEGKWQLIKFFPYVNLNKEIDITNGMLGALITTREQLFLEQYYPSSVDKINLGIRQLFDDFNQNFQKQFAWRLDSIGLDLGITQDGDIYIYEVNVGPGVGFMAYSVACAQVDYYEWLAIKAQPPYKNNFLPQNLRKKIAKI; translated from the coding sequence ATGATTTTTGGTGTATTAAAACCGAATATGGTGATAACCGATATAGAGAAAATTTTTATTTCAGTTGCTCAGCAAAAAAAACATGAAGCTTATGTATTCATTGCAAAAAATATTGATTTTAAGAATAAGAGAATTAAGGGCAAAACTTTAAGGAATAATAAAGTTGTTGAAGAGATTTTTGATTTTCCAGATGTTGTGCAGAATCGTTTGGCTGTGAAAGAAGAGGATATGGAAAGCTACTTAAAGTTAGCAGAGCTTATTCCTTTTGCAAATAATCGGATTGGTACGAAGGAAACGGTTTATAAAATTATGAATAAGGTTGAACCGTTGAGGAAGTATTTAATCGAGGTTTTAGAGCTTAATGATTTTTCAGTGATTAAAAATAGCCTAAATAAATATAGCAAGATTATTTGTAAACCCGATGCAAGTAATCAGGGTAAGGGAATTGTTACAATTAAAAAGAATGCTGATGTATATATAGTAAAACAAATGCAAGAACAGCATGAATATAATTTAAGTGAATTAGAAGAATTTACAAAAAAAAATCTCAAAAGAGGTTATACAGTTAGTCCATTTCTAAAAAGTGAAACTCATTTAGGACAGACGACTGTTTTTAGAATGCATATTACACGTGGGAAAGAGGGCAAATGGCAGCTCATTAAATTTTTCCCTTACGTGAATCTAAACAAAGAGATTGATATTACAAATGGTATGCTCGGGGCATTAATCACCACTCGAGAACAGCTATTTTTAGAGCAATACTACCCAAGTAGCGTGGATAAAATTAATCTAGGTATCAGACAGTTATTTGATGATTTTAATCAAAATTTCCAAAAACAATTTGCGTGGAGATTGGATTCAATTGGGCTGGACCTTGGGATTACACAAGATGGAGATATCTATATTTACGAGGTTAATGTTGGGCCTGGTGTTGGCTTTATGGCATATTCCGTTGCATGTGCGCAGGTCGATTATTATGAATGGTTAGCAATTAAGGCTCAACCACCGTATAAGAATAATTTTTTACCGCAAAACTTACGTAAAAAAATTGCCAAGATATAG
- a CDS encoding serine hydrolase → MQNIPLIEKMARLSDSLNQSLTGKHILIRMYEKGGNFTLYQKNIDRKVVPASTAKIFLLDRLLNSNIDMDEYLEVTEDDVRKGSGNNLKVGELYRVQDLIKNLMIASSNTSAAVLRKYLEKVQDYNFISYINQYNSTRGMINTHLVNEHGLADRLQYTTLSDLKIILDAKLTDARFQAMSNITEHVFYSKSGDEIRVKNTYESELKNKITAVKTGTLVPGIFNILIFFKLEKCKGYIVDFYNENIELRNKDITNALMIIQKWSDEK, encoded by the coding sequence ATGCAGAATATTCCATTAATCGAAAAAATGGCTAGACTGTCAGATAGTTTGAATCAGTCACTTACAGGCAAGCATATCCTCATTAGAATGTATGAAAAGGGTGGGAATTTTACCTTGTATCAAAAGAATATTGATCGAAAGGTGGTGCCTGCTTCAACAGCTAAAATTTTTCTGCTCGATAGATTACTCAATAGTAATATTGATATGGATGAATATCTGGAAGTCACTGAAGATGATGTAAGAAAAGGCAGTGGTAATAACCTAAAAGTAGGTGAGCTGTACCGTGTTCAAGACTTAATCAAAAATTTAATGATTGCTTCGAGCAATACATCGGCTGCGGTCTTAAGGAAATATTTAGAAAAAGTCCAAGACTATAACTTTATAAGCTATATCAATCAGTACAATAGCACGCGTGGAATGATAAATACCCATCTTGTCAATGAGCATGGACTTGCTGATCGACTGCAATATACAACTTTATCAGATTTAAAAATTATTCTTGATGCGAAATTAACGGATGCTCGATTTCAAGCAATGTCTAACATCACGGAACATGTATTTTATTCTAAAAGTGGTGATGAGATTCGGGTGAAAAATACCTATGAATCTGAGCTGAAAAATAAGATAACGGCTGTTAAAACAGGAACCCTCGTTCCAGGTATTTTTAACATATTAATATTTTTCAAATTAGAAAAATGTAAAGGTTATATTGTTGACTTCTATAATGAAAATATAGAGTTGAGAAATAAAGATATTACAAATGCTTTAATGATAATTCAGAAATGGAGCGATGAAAAATGA
- a CDS encoding glycosyltransferase: MNMSNKEIFMLYPKISENKTGIVVSMLRRAELLANYGYKIKILTIEHDLNTRANFEKLYSDCLLKNTKNIELINLFSYYQKKSSDYFCSIAACVENGVEFDSINNRIYKDTSGRTKRYEVFKSSKLIHINFFENGQVVSRSRYDDYGKLCSNQILNEKKVIAESFFDVNGKLVIQVHYGYNKDKRVIQNLHLFDEHGMVIQSCQSLIELAQYTIQRKLCIDPRKKYLFLIDRINVFNLLLKDNIPSNFFMFGTIHAAHYNNPNDIKSSPNKNYTPYFRHIDKLSGLIILTHRQKKDIEELYGAHNNYKVIPHALAHRPDDYYLTFDPYKFVSLARYDKVKRLDLLISIFERVVTHHPQATLDLFGFGLEYSNLKKMIKDKKLENHIFLKPFVSDVNQVLQEASMLLLTSQSESFCLVIMEALANGCPVTSFDIRYGPSEMIQHNQNGYLIADGDVEQYAQKIIQYLNDQQNMSHIREQAKLLSQNFSSTSILKKWVELFESI, from the coding sequence ATGAATATGAGCAATAAAGAAATATTTATGCTTTACCCTAAAATATCAGAAAATAAGACAGGTATTGTAGTTTCAATGTTGCGTCGAGCAGAGTTACTCGCAAATTATGGTTACAAAATAAAAATTTTAACCATTGAACACGATTTGAATACACGTGCAAATTTTGAAAAATTATATAGCGATTGTTTATTAAAAAATACAAAAAATATCGAATTGATTAATCTTTTTTCATATTACCAAAAGAAGTCATCCGATTATTTTTGTTCAATCGCCGCATGTGTTGAAAATGGTGTTGAATTTGATTCAATCAATAATCGTATATATAAAGATACATCGGGTAGAACCAAACGCTATGAAGTATTTAAATCCTCTAAGCTCATTCATATCAACTTTTTTGAAAATGGACAAGTCGTAAGTCGTAGTCGTTACGATGACTATGGAAAGCTATGTTCAAATCAAATTTTGAATGAAAAAAAAGTTATTGCTGAGAGTTTTTTTGATGTGAATGGCAAACTCGTTATCCAAGTTCATTACGGCTATAACAAGGATAAACGTGTGATTCAGAATCTACATTTATTCGATGAACACGGGATGGTCATCCAAAGTTGTCAGAGTTTGATCGAATTGGCTCAATATACAATTCAGCGAAAATTATGTATTGACCCGCGGAAGAAATATCTTTTCTTGATCGACCGTATAAATGTTTTTAATCTTTTACTGAAGGATAATATTCCTTCGAATTTCTTCATGTTTGGTACAATTCATGCAGCGCACTATAATAATCCAAATGATATAAAAAGTTCACCGAATAAAAATTACACACCATATTTTAGGCATATCGATAAATTATCTGGTTTGATCATTTTGACTCACCGACAGAAAAAGGATATTGAAGAACTTTATGGTGCACATAATAACTATAAAGTGATTCCACATGCATTGGCGCATAGACCTGATGATTATTATCTTACATTTGATCCCTATAAATTCGTTTCTTTGGCACGGTATGACAAAGTAAAACGCTTAGATTTACTCATTTCAATTTTTGAACGTGTAGTTACGCATCATCCACAAGCGACCTTAGATTTATTTGGTTTCGGACTAGAGTATTCGAACTTAAAGAAAATGATTAAAGACAAAAAACTTGAAAATCATATTTTCTTAAAGCCCTTTGTTTCGGATGTAAATCAAGTGCTCCAAGAAGCTTCAATGTTGTTATTAACCAGTCAGAGTGAATCCTTTTGTTTGGTGATCATGGAAGCGCTTGCTAATGGCTGTCCTGTGACTTCATTCGATATTCGTTATGGACCAAGTGAAATGATTCAACATAACCAAAATGGCTATTTGATTGCAGATGGTGATGTAGAGCAATACGCTCAAAAAATTATTCAATACTTGAATGATCAACAGAATATGAGTCATATTCGCGAACAAGCCAAATTACTGAGTCAAAACTTTTCTAGTACTAGTATTCTAAAAAAATGGGTAGAGCTCTTTGAGTCTATTTAG
- a CDS encoding poly alpha-glucosyltransferase, giving the protein MKITTQSQYLSFKEKLKDWLNQELITIAQAPYVVFISYGEPTTRCKVWSTNAPDAKTALNRTLNFLDKMYDKKRGLPEYLKFDIAVNIKQKSWQDVKQTLNTQMHNNHFRKGVSFDSKFEICFLEQELYGKALIRGIVYNQPTFWDQDNVNRALHSKYPTITKNLELDQLKHVWLFDTVSAFYEDEKMLNLQSTGPVNGVRELDSDLKTHIRSLVLENATFLHNELQEDGRFIYGYFPAYDRELKSYNTVRHCTAVYALLETLEVDDKEEYLTKIRLAIEYAIQVFYKEEKSCGFMIDGEDEAEIKLGSNAAAIFMFAKYQEITQDAQYQSVAEKLAEGILYMVDDQGKTTHVLDYPSLETKEQFRIVYYDGEAALGLLRLYQINQDATLLQTVKLMFEHFIEKKYDKYHDHWLSYCTNELTKICPEEKYFEFGLNNYLKHMKFIAERKTAYATFLEMMMSAYKMVIRMREQGFDELYEKSKFEELKKLIEQRVEFQRSAGYFYPEVAMYMAKPEKILNAFYVRHDRFRTRIDDQEHNLSGYIAYLNYFE; this is encoded by the coding sequence ATGAAAATCACTACTCAAAGTCAATATTTAAGCTTTAAAGAAAAATTAAAAGATTGGTTGAATCAAGAGCTCATCACAATTGCACAAGCACCTTATGTGGTGTTTATTTCTTATGGTGAACCGACTACACGTTGTAAAGTATGGAGTACGAATGCACCCGATGCTAAAACAGCATTAAATAGAACGCTTAATTTTTTGGACAAAATGTACGATAAAAAAAGAGGTCTACCTGAGTATTTAAAGTTTGATATCGCTGTGAATATTAAGCAAAAGTCATGGCAAGATGTTAAACAAACACTGAACACCCAAATGCATAATAATCATTTTAGGAAAGGTGTAAGTTTCGATTCAAAGTTTGAGATTTGCTTCTTAGAGCAAGAGCTATATGGAAAAGCGTTAATCCGGGGCATTGTCTACAATCAGCCTACCTTTTGGGATCAAGACAATGTAAATCGCGCACTTCATTCTAAGTATCCAACAATCACTAAAAATTTAGAATTAGATCAACTTAAGCACGTTTGGTTATTTGATACAGTTTCAGCATTTTATGAAGATGAGAAAATGCTGAACTTGCAAAGTACAGGACCAGTTAATGGTGTGCGTGAGCTAGATTCGGACTTAAAAACACATATACGTTCTTTAGTTCTAGAAAATGCCACGTTTTTACATAATGAACTTCAAGAAGATGGGAGGTTTATTTATGGATACTTCCCAGCTTATGATCGCGAATTAAAAAGCTATAATACGGTGCGCCATTGCACGGCAGTCTATGCTTTGTTAGAAACGCTAGAAGTTGATGATAAGGAAGAATATTTAACAAAAATCCGACTTGCAATCGAATACGCCATTCAAGTTTTCTACAAAGAAGAAAAGTCATGTGGGTTTATGATTGATGGTGAAGATGAAGCTGAAATCAAGCTTGGCTCAAACGCAGCTGCCATCTTCATGTTTGCTAAATACCAAGAGATTACGCAAGACGCTCAATATCAATCTGTTGCAGAGAAGTTGGCTGAAGGCATTTTGTATATGGTTGATGATCAGGGTAAAACCACCCATGTTCTCGACTATCCGAGTTTAGAAACTAAAGAGCAGTTCCGTATCGTTTACTATGATGGAGAAGCAGCTTTAGGACTGCTAAGACTGTATCAGATTAATCAAGATGCCACATTACTTCAAACTGTAAAGTTGATGTTTGAGCATTTTATAGAGAAGAAATACGATAAATATCATGATCATTGGTTAAGTTATTGCACCAATGAACTTACAAAAATATGCCCAGAAGAAAAATATTTTGAATTTGGGTTAAATAATTATTTAAAACATATGAAGTTTATTGCAGAGCGCAAAACAGCTTATGCGACTTTTTTAGAGATGATGATGTCTGCATACAAAATGGTGATTCGTATGCGAGAACAAGGATTTGATGAGCTCTATGAAAAATCAAAATTTGAAGAGCTTAAGAAGCTCATTGAGCAACGCGTCGAATTCCAAAGAAGTGCAGGCTATTTCTATCCTGAAGTTGCTATGTATATGGCAAAACCTGAAAAAATATTAAATGCCTTCTATGTTCGCCATGATCGCTTTAGAACACGTATTGATGATCAAGAGCATAATTTGTCTGGCTACATTGCTTACTTAAACTATTTTGAGTGA
- a CDS encoding carbohydrate porin has translation MNLSPLTKAVYTSLAALLLSNTATHAADAFSAESPWMLGDWNGQRTELQQKGVDFSFGYTGEMATLLDAKKSSSHGTEYADQIALGAHLDLEKIAGWKDTEAQITVTERNGRNLSNTSDALNGHLSSAQEVWGRGQTWRLTDFWIKKKFLDQKLDVKVGRFGEGEDFNSFDCDFQNLALCGSQVGNWVGDEWYNWPVSQWAARVKYNITPEVYAQVGAYEINRENLSRGKGFNLSTDGSEGAMIPAEVVWTPKLGAQKLPGEYRAGYYYSTADAKIFDGVTPQELQNQTDHHQGGWVVAKQQLTAHKGDASRGLTGFVNVTVHDSKTNEKTDMQNLGLVYKGAMDSRPKDEIAVGVARINMNDDVLGNRSQEIDAEIYYGLHATNWLTIRPNVQYVRHVGAYKNGENAWVGGIKFSTAF, from the coding sequence ATGAATCTCTCCCCATTAACCAAAGCGGTGTACACCTCTTTGGCGGCTTTGCTATTGTCAAATACTGCTACACATGCTGCAGATGCATTTAGCGCAGAAAGTCCATGGATGCTTGGTGACTGGAATGGTCAACGTACTGAGCTGCAACAAAAAGGTGTTGATTTCAGCTTTGGTTATACAGGCGAAATGGCAACTTTACTTGATGCAAAAAAATCATCAAGCCATGGTACTGAATACGCTGACCAAATCGCACTTGGTGCACATTTAGACCTCGAAAAAATCGCAGGTTGGAAAGATACCGAAGCACAGATTACAGTGACTGAGCGTAATGGTCGTAACCTGTCAAATACTTCTGATGCTTTAAATGGTCATTTGAGTTCTGCTCAAGAAGTGTGGGGCCGTGGTCAAACTTGGCGTTTAACTGATTTTTGGATTAAGAAAAAATTCTTAGACCAAAAATTAGACGTTAAAGTGGGTCGTTTCGGCGAAGGTGAAGACTTCAATAGCTTTGATTGTGATTTCCAAAACCTTGCACTTTGTGGTTCACAAGTGGGTAACTGGGTTGGTGATGAATGGTATAACTGGCCAGTATCACAATGGGCTGCACGTGTGAAATACAACATCACACCTGAAGTTTATGCGCAAGTGGGTGCTTATGAAATTAACCGTGAGAACTTATCACGTGGTAAAGGTTTCAACCTTAGCACTGATGGTTCTGAAGGCGCGATGATTCCTGCAGAAGTGGTTTGGACACCGAAACTTGGTGCACAAAAACTTCCTGGTGAATACCGTGCTGGTTACTACTACAGTACTGCTGATGCAAAAATCTTTGATGGTGTAACACCTCAAGAACTTCAAAATCAAACTGATCATCATCAAGGTGGTTGGGTTGTTGCGAAGCAACAATTGACTGCACATAAAGGTGATGCTTCTCGTGGTTTAACAGGTTTTGTGAACGTAACTGTTCATGACTCTAAAACTAACGAAAAAACTGACATGCAAAACTTGGGTCTTGTTTATAAAGGCGCAATGGATTCTCGTCCTAAAGATGAAATCGCTGTCGGTGTTGCACGCATCAATATGAATGATGATGTACTTGGCAATCGTAGCCAAGAAATCGATGCAGAAATTTACTACGGTTTACATGCAACCAACTGGTTAACGATCCGTCCAAACGTTCAATATGTTCGTCATGTTGGCGCGTATAAAAACGGTGAAAATGCTTGGGTTGGCGGCATTAAATTCAGTACAGCGTTCTAA